Proteins from a genomic interval of Gordonia sp. SL306:
- a CDS encoding zinc-dependent metalloprotease, whose protein sequence is MSDLPFGFSPSGDDDDERRGEDNRREDKSGNDATPGDPGNPQNPFGFAMGGAEGFDPSQLGQMFSQLGNMFSGMGAGMAPGAGGGPVNYQVATNLARQQIGNFTPVLDKETQAVADAVRLADVWLDDVTTFPGGVRQAVAWTPVTWLEESMPTWKRLCDPVATQLSRTWEQNLPAEAAQFAGPMMGMLTQMSGMAFGTQLGQGLGQLAKEVLTSTDVGLPLAPEGTAVLLPEAIASFAEGLEQPAQEIILFLAAREAAHVRLFTHVGWLRQRLLSTVEEYARGISIDFSGIADMTSGIDPQELLSDPSKLEELIGSSASFEPTTTPEQQAALARLETLLALIEGWVEQVVSKALDDRIPSAAALTETMRRRRATGGPAEQTFATLVGLELRPRKVREASALWRQLLEAGDISTRDGVWAHPDLMPDADDLDHPAAFIDGVIGGGASSFDDPIAQLEATLAQERADQESRGDKPDDSSGPSDSPDSDDPPRDSGAS, encoded by the coding sequence ATGAGTGATCTGCCCTTCGGGTTCTCCCCCTCCGGCGACGACGACGACGAGCGCCGCGGCGAGGACAACCGTCGCGAGGACAAGTCCGGCAACGACGCGACCCCCGGCGATCCGGGCAACCCGCAGAACCCGTTCGGTTTCGCGATGGGCGGCGCCGAGGGTTTCGATCCGTCGCAGCTCGGCCAGATGTTCTCCCAGCTGGGCAACATGTTCAGTGGAATGGGCGCCGGGATGGCGCCCGGTGCGGGTGGCGGTCCGGTGAACTACCAGGTCGCCACGAACCTCGCCCGCCAGCAGATCGGCAACTTCACACCCGTGCTCGACAAGGAGACCCAGGCCGTCGCCGATGCGGTCCGCCTGGCCGACGTCTGGCTCGATGATGTGACGACCTTCCCCGGCGGGGTTCGCCAGGCCGTCGCGTGGACGCCGGTGACGTGGCTCGAGGAGTCGATGCCGACCTGGAAGCGCCTCTGCGATCCCGTCGCCACGCAGCTGTCGCGCACGTGGGAACAGAATCTGCCAGCGGAGGCCGCCCAGTTCGCCGGCCCGATGATGGGCATGCTGACCCAGATGAGCGGGATGGCCTTCGGCACCCAGCTCGGCCAGGGACTCGGCCAGCTGGCCAAGGAGGTCCTCACCTCCACCGACGTCGGACTCCCCCTCGCCCCGGAGGGCACCGCAGTCCTGCTGCCCGAGGCGATCGCGAGTTTCGCCGAGGGGCTCGAGCAACCGGCGCAGGAGATCATCCTCTTCCTCGCCGCCCGCGAGGCCGCGCATGTGCGCCTGTTCACCCACGTCGGCTGGCTGCGGCAGCGTCTGCTGTCCACGGTCGAGGAGTATGCGCGGGGCATCAGCATCGATTTCAGCGGCATCGCCGACATGACCTCCGGCATCGACCCGCAGGAACTCCTGTCCGACCCGTCCAAACTCGAGGAGCTGATCGGGTCGTCGGCGTCGTTCGAACCGACCACCACACCCGAGCAGCAGGCGGCGCTGGCCCGGCTGGAGACCCTCCTCGCCCTGATCGAGGGCTGGGTGGAACAGGTGGTGTCGAAGGCCCTCGACGACCGCATCCCGAGCGCGGCAGCCCTCACCGAGACGATGCGGCGGCGGCGTGCCACGGGCGGGCCCGCCGAGCAGACCTTCGCGACGCTCGTGGGCCTGGAGTTGCGGCCACGCAAGGTGCGGGAAGCCTCGGCACTCTGGCGGCAATTGCTGGAGGCAGGCGACATCTCGACTCGTGACGGGGTGTGGGCACATCCGGATCTGATGCCCGACGCCGACGATCTCGATCATCCGGCGGCGTTCATCGACGGCGTCATCGGCGGCGGGGCCAGTTCCTTCGACGACCCGATCGCTCAGCTCGAGGCCACTCTCGCGCAGGAGCGCGCGGACCAGGAGTCACGGGGCGACAAGCCGGACGACTCCTCTGGCCCGTCTGACTCCCCTGACTCCGACGACCCGCCCCGCGACTCCGGCGCATCGTGA
- a CDS encoding PDZ domain-containing protein, with protein sequence MSLQPGHRRIATVAVTALVFVALLFVGTTVQVPFVALGPGPTVNTLGTLDDKSVVDITGTPTDPTTGNLNLTTVSVTDGMSMFQALGMWMSGTYTLEPRDRLYPPDQSPDDVQQQNQQEMTGSEDSATAAALRFLHRPTKVVVVTVAPNGPSADVLRQGDQVLAVAGKPVATTAEMQAAVKGNAPGTAVPIEIDRGGAKQTVTVTLAARPGDPEVGYLGVTPEVVNADPALKVSYNVGDIGGPSAGMMLSLAVIDRLSPGELTHGKFIAGTGTIDEDGAVGPIGGITHKTRAARDAGATVFLVPQRNCAEAASDAPDGLTLVKVDTLQGAVDALGDVGAGRPAPHC encoded by the coding sequence ATGAGCTTGCAGCCCGGGCATCGTCGGATCGCGACCGTCGCCGTCACCGCGCTGGTCTTCGTCGCATTGCTGTTCGTCGGGACGACCGTGCAGGTGCCGTTCGTGGCACTCGGTCCCGGCCCGACCGTGAACACACTCGGCACCCTCGACGACAAGTCCGTGGTCGACATCACCGGCACGCCCACCGATCCGACGACCGGAAATCTCAATCTGACGACCGTCTCGGTCACCGACGGAATGTCGATGTTCCAGGCCCTCGGGATGTGGATGTCCGGCACGTACACGCTCGAGCCGCGTGACCGCCTGTACCCGCCCGATCAGTCGCCGGACGATGTCCAGCAACAGAATCAGCAGGAGATGACGGGATCGGAGGACAGCGCCACCGCCGCGGCGCTGCGATTCTTGCACCGGCCGACCAAGGTCGTCGTCGTGACCGTCGCGCCCAACGGCCCGTCCGCGGATGTGCTCCGGCAGGGCGATCAGGTGCTGGCGGTCGCAGGCAAGCCGGTGGCGACGACGGCGGAGATGCAGGCCGCGGTCAAGGGCAATGCGCCGGGCACAGCAGTTCCCATCGAGATCGATCGCGGTGGTGCCAAGCAGACCGTGACGGTCACGCTGGCGGCTCGTCCCGGCGATCCCGAGGTCGGCTATCTCGGGGTCACCCCCGAAGTGGTGAATGCCGATCCGGCACTGAAGGTCTCGTACAACGTCGGTGATATCGGCGGCCCGTCGGCCGGGATGATGTTGAGTCTGGCGGTGATCGACCGCCTGAGCCCGGGCGAACTGACCCACGGCAAGTTCATCGCGGGGACAGGGACGATCGACGAGGACGGTGCGGTCGGCCCGATCGGTGGCATCACGCACAAGACGCGCGCCGCCCGGGACGCCGGCGCCACCGTGTTCCTCGTGCCCCAGCGCAATTGCGCCGAGGCCGCCTCGGACGCGCCGGACGGGCTCACGCTGGTGAAGGTGGACACCCTGCAGGGCGCCGTCGACGCGCTCGGCGATGTGGGCGCAGGACGGCCCGCCCCGCACTGCTGA